From one Comamonas piscis genomic stretch:
- a CDS encoding saccharopine dehydrogenase family protein, whose protein sequence is MSDKTSKKTAPATKAAIPSAAADKKVTILGAGKIGFAMAVLLQAAGGYQLRIADQSQAQLKAAEALGLETVQIGKGGDLEPAVQGQFAVLNALPFHMAIEVAGVAAAHGVHYFDLTEDVQSTHAIRKIAAKAGSVLMPQCGLAPGFIGIVGNDVAKHFDTLHDLKMRVGALPRYPQGSLRYNLTWSTEGLINEYINPCEALVDGQPLTVHALEGLETFALDGIEYEAFNTSGGLGTLTETWAGKARNVDYKSIRYPGHCAILKILLNELKLRDKRELLNEIFDNAIAATRQDVIVIFASASGYKGERLMQESYSARIVGTTVAGHALTAIQLTTAAGICCALDLVASGVLPQKGFIAQESIQLSDFIANRFGQYYRAQDLNAALAG, encoded by the coding sequence ATGAGCGACAAAACCAGCAAAAAAACCGCACCAGCAACAAAAGCTGCAATCCCATCGGCCGCTGCCGATAAGAAGGTCACCATCTTGGGAGCCGGAAAAATCGGCTTTGCGATGGCCGTGCTGCTGCAAGCGGCGGGTGGCTACCAGCTGCGCATTGCCGACCAGTCCCAGGCGCAACTCAAGGCGGCAGAGGCCCTGGGCCTGGAGACTGTGCAGATCGGCAAGGGCGGTGACCTGGAGCCCGCTGTGCAAGGCCAGTTTGCAGTGCTCAATGCGCTGCCTTTCCACATGGCGATTGAGGTGGCCGGGGTGGCCGCCGCGCATGGCGTGCATTACTTTGACCTGACCGAAGACGTGCAGTCTACCCATGCGATCCGCAAGATCGCCGCCAAGGCAGGCAGTGTGCTGATGCCCCAGTGCGGCCTGGCCCCTGGCTTTATCGGCATTGTGGGCAATGACGTGGCCAAGCATTTCGACACCTTGCACGACCTGAAGATGCGCGTGGGTGCGTTGCCCCGTTACCCGCAGGGCAGCCTGCGCTACAACCTGACCTGGAGCACCGAGGGCCTGATCAACGAGTACATCAACCCTTGTGAAGCCCTGGTAGATGGCCAGCCGCTGACGGTGCACGCGCTGGAAGGCCTGGAGACCTTTGCGCTGGATGGCATCGAGTACGAGGCCTTCAACACCAGCGGTGGCCTGGGCACGTTGACGGAGACCTGGGCCGGCAAGGCGCGCAATGTGGATTACAAGTCCATCCGCTACCCCGGCCACTGCGCCATCTTGAAGATCTTGCTCAACGAACTCAAGCTGCGCGACAAGCGCGAGCTGCTCAACGAGATTTTTGACAACGCCATCGCCGCCACCCGCCAGGATGTGATCGTGATCTTTGCCAGTGCCAGCGGCTACAAGGGTGAGCGTCTGATGCAGGAGTCCTACTCGGCCCGTATCGTCGGCACTACAGTGGCCGGCCATGCGCTGACCGCCATCCAGCTGACCACCGCTGCCGGCATCTGCTGCGCGCTGGATTTGGTGGCCAGCGGCGTGCTGCCCCAAAAGGGCTTCATCGCGCAAGAGTCGATCCAGTTGAGCGACTTCATCGCGAACCGTTTTGGCCAGTACTACCGGGCGCAGGACCTGAACGCCGCTCTCGCGGGCTGA
- a CDS encoding membrane-bound PQQ-dependent dehydrogenase, glucose/quinate/shikimate family, which translates to MDKHNTRPGLASKAWLLLLGLCLLAAGLFFAVYGYQLVALQGSWYFLISGIALAVAGLLIAAARPGGAWLYALTLLATAVWALADVGLDFWPLVSRLLLLAGIGILVALSFPLLRRARGQAAGKSGSIAIAGLLLLGCLATVGGMFMPHASVSAKADATVLQPVAKGQAPADWAHYGSTPGGTRFAALDQITRSNVKDLQQAWSYQTGDVPVSPGGGGAEDQLTPLQIGNQVFVCTPHNNVIALDATTGKELWKTEINAKQKKWMRCRGLAYFDAAQPLGQPSVAGATPVQAVSVAPGAACQRRILMNSVAPELIALDADTGAFCEDFGTHGRVDLRAGMGKGADKGEYYPTSAPTLAGTTIVIGGRVADNVSTDMPGGVVRGFDVVSGALRWAFDPGNPEDQAAPADGKTYVRSTPNVWAPMSYDPQSNTVFMPVGSAAVDLWGVKHSALDRKYGASMLAVDASTGKEKWVYQTVHDDLWDFDVPMQPSFVDFPGAGGKTTPALVFGTKAGQIFVLDRATGQPLTQVEERRVPAGKIEGETYSPTQPFSVGMPNIGADDMRESDMWGATPFDQLLCRLKFKSKRYTGLFTPPGTDASLNLPGSLGGMNWGGISVDPTNNYLFINDMRVGLEVQLIKADPADAGAKSDGNEAAAITKPVPLDGTPYAINAKVRFMSPLEIPCQKPPFGTLTAVNLKTQQIAWQVPVGTVKDTGPFGIKMGLPIPIGMPTIGGTMATQGGLVFIAATQDYYLRAYETGTGQEVWKARLPVGSQGTPISYQSPVTGQQFVLVSAGGARNSPDRGDYVIAYALPRK; encoded by the coding sequence ATGGATAAACATAACACGCGACCCGGCTTGGCTTCCAAGGCCTGGCTGCTTCTCCTGGGCCTGTGCCTGCTGGCCGCAGGCCTGTTCTTCGCCGTCTATGGCTACCAGCTGGTGGCGCTGCAGGGCAGTTGGTACTTCCTGATCAGCGGCATTGCGCTGGCCGTCGCAGGCTTGCTGATTGCCGCTGCGCGCCCTGGTGGCGCCTGGCTGTATGCGCTGACCTTGCTGGCAACAGCGGTCTGGGCGCTCGCCGATGTGGGCCTGGATTTCTGGCCGCTGGTCTCGCGCCTGCTGCTGCTGGCCGGCATCGGCATTCTGGTGGCGCTGTCCTTCCCGCTGCTGCGCCGTGCACGCGGCCAGGCCGCTGGCAAGAGCGGCTCCATCGCCATCGCCGGCCTGCTGCTGCTGGGCTGCCTGGCAACGGTGGGCGGCATGTTCATGCCCCACGCCTCGGTGTCGGCCAAGGCCGATGCCACGGTGCTGCAACCCGTGGCCAAAGGCCAGGCACCGGCCGACTGGGCGCACTATGGCAGCACGCCGGGCGGCACCCGCTTTGCGGCGCTGGACCAGATCACGCGCAGCAACGTCAAGGACCTGCAGCAGGCCTGGAGCTACCAGACCGGTGATGTGCCCGTCAGCCCTGGCGGCGGCGGTGCTGAAGACCAGCTGACCCCCCTGCAGATTGGCAACCAGGTCTTTGTCTGCACCCCGCACAACAATGTGATCGCCCTCGACGCCACCACCGGCAAGGAGCTGTGGAAGACGGAGATCAATGCCAAGCAGAAGAAGTGGATGCGCTGCCGTGGCCTGGCTTATTTTGATGCGGCCCAACCCCTCGGCCAGCCCAGCGTGGCCGGTGCAACACCGGTACAAGCGGTGAGCGTGGCGCCCGGCGCCGCTTGCCAGCGCCGCATTCTGATGAACAGCGTGGCGCCCGAGCTGATTGCGCTGGATGCCGATACCGGCGCCTTCTGCGAAGACTTTGGCACCCACGGCCGCGTGGACCTGCGCGCCGGTATGGGCAAGGGCGCCGACAAGGGCGAGTACTACCCCACTTCCGCCCCCACCTTGGCAGGCACTACCATTGTCATTGGCGGCCGCGTGGCCGACAACGTCAGCACCGACATGCCTGGCGGCGTGGTGCGTGGCTTTGATGTGGTGAGCGGCGCGCTGCGCTGGGCCTTTGACCCGGGCAACCCCGAGGACCAGGCCGCGCCAGCAGACGGCAAGACCTATGTGCGCTCGACCCCCAATGTCTGGGCACCGATGTCCTACGACCCGCAGTCCAACACCGTGTTCATGCCCGTGGGCAGTGCGGCGGTGGACCTCTGGGGTGTGAAGCACAGCGCGCTGGACCGCAAGTACGGCGCCTCGATGCTGGCTGTGGATGCCAGCACCGGCAAGGAAAAATGGGTCTACCAGACCGTGCACGACGACCTCTGGGACTTCGATGTACCGATGCAGCCCTCGTTTGTAGACTTCCCCGGCGCCGGTGGCAAGACCACGCCTGCGCTGGTGTTTGGCACCAAGGCTGGCCAGATCTTTGTGCTGGACCGCGCGACCGGCCAGCCGCTGACCCAGGTGGAAGAGCGCCGCGTGCCCGCCGGCAAGATCGAGGGCGAGACCTATTCGCCCACGCAGCCCTTCTCGGTCGGCATGCCCAATATCGGCGCCGACGACATGCGCGAATCCGACATGTGGGGTGCGACGCCGTTTGACCAGCTGCTCTGCCGCCTGAAGTTCAAGTCCAAGCGCTACACCGGCCTGTTCACGCCGCCGGGCACCGATGCATCCCTGAACCTGCCCGGCTCGCTGGGCGGCATGAACTGGGGTGGCATCTCGGTCGATCCGACCAACAACTACCTGTTCATCAACGACATGCGCGTGGGCTTGGAAGTGCAGCTGATCAAGGCCGACCCGGCCGATGCCGGCGCCAAGTCCGACGGCAACGAAGCCGCTGCGATCACCAAGCCGGTGCCGCTGGACGGCACGCCCTATGCGATCAATGCCAAGGTGCGCTTTATGTCGCCGCTGGAGATCCCTTGCCAGAAGCCGCCTTTTGGCACGCTGACTGCCGTGAATCTGAAGACCCAGCAGATCGCCTGGCAAGTGCCGGTGGGCACCGTCAAGGACACGGGGCCCTTCGGCATCAAGATGGGCCTGCCCATCCCCATTGGCATGCCCACCATCGGTGGCACCATGGCCACGCAAGGCGGTCTGGTCTTTATCGCTGCCACGCAGGATTACTACCTGCGCGCCTATGAAACCGGCACCGGCCAGGAAGTGTGGAAAGCCCGCCTGCCTGTTGGCAGCCAGGGCACCCCTATCAGCTACCAATCGCCGGTGACCGGCCAGCAGTTTGTGCTGGTGTCCGCAGGCGGCGCCCGCAACTCGCCTGATCGTGGCGACTATGTGATCGCCTACGCGCTGCCACGCAAGTGA
- a CDS encoding acyl-CoA thioesterase → MKILLPDHKRWVHDSAMDVRWGDMDSLGHVNNTVYFRYMESARVEWLRSTRDTPHGAGQGPVVVNCFCNYLRQIEYPAQLVVKMFVSDAARTAFETWYHIEKADAPGEVYASGGATVLWVDFARQKAVDLPDWMRGMVEG, encoded by the coding sequence ATGAAAATCTTGCTTCCTGACCACAAACGCTGGGTTCATGACTCGGCCATGGACGTTCGCTGGGGGGATATGGACAGCCTGGGCCATGTCAACAACACCGTGTACTTCCGCTACATGGAAAGCGCCCGGGTGGAGTGGCTGCGCTCCACGCGCGATACGCCGCATGGCGCGGGCCAGGGCCCTGTGGTCGTCAACTGCTTTTGCAATTACCTGCGGCAGATCGAGTACCCGGCCCAGCTGGTCGTGAAGATGTTTGTCAGCGATGCGGCACGCACCGCCTTTGAGACCTGGTACCACATTGAAAAAGCCGATGCCCCCGGCGAGGTGTATGCCAGCGGTGGCGCTACCGTGCTGTGGGTGGATTTTGCGCGCCAGAAGGCGGTGGATCTGCCGGACTGGATGCGCGGGATGGTGGAAGGCTGA